The following coding sequences lie in one Glycine soja cultivar W05 chromosome 16, ASM419377v2, whole genome shotgun sequence genomic window:
- the LOC114389456 gene encoding uncharacterized protein LOC114389456 — protein MEKGHKEHIMVKAQSQKKEEACHVSTTLAATDLHRPSLQPPKPKFLSLSLPNSANSSPSTLMEKKPKHRSIESPCQASTLIHQQQQTLIPLDEVGYMDQMQDDQLQDMQLRRSKSCGEGRASCAPSDEFDLWWAKPGAVERNNMHRNSFSKTEAILVSGKNVETCEDEGFKCTALCMYLPGFGKAKAVKTRKELGSEVEGCAVISRTVSLEKFECGSWASSALFHEINIEGDPINSSYFDLPLELIKCSANDVHSPVTSAFVFEKDLKTGFSTKSPRHVRFSTPSKPASPASCITPRLRKAREDFTAFLEAQSA, from the coding sequence ATGGAGAAGGGGCATAAAGAACATATTATGGTGAAAGCACAGtcacaaaagaaagaagaagcttGTCATGTTAGTACAACGTTGGCTGCCACTGATTTGCACCGTCCATCATTGCAACCTCCAAAGCCAAAATTCCTTAGCCTCAGTCTTCCAAATTCAGCCAATTCATCACCTTCAACTCTGATGGAGAAGAAACCGAAACACAGGAGCATAGAATCACCATGTCAAGCTAGTACACTCatccatcaacaacaacaaactctTATCCCATTGGAtgaggtcggctacatggatcagaTGCAGGATGACCAACTGCAAGACATGCAGTTAAGGAGGAGCAAGTCATGTGGTGAGGGAAGAGCATCATGTGCACCCTCAGATGAATTTGATCTCTGGTGGGCCAAACCAGGTGCAGTGGAACGCAATAACATGCATCGTAACAGCTTCTCCAAAACTGAAGCCATTCTTGTGAGTGGCAAGAATGTGGAAACATGTGAAGATGAGGGCTTTAAGTGCACTGCACTTTGCATGTATCTACCAGGGTTTGGGAAAGCAAAGGCTGTTAAAACTAGAAAAGAATTAGGATCAGAAGTGGAAGGCTGTGCAGTAATATCAAGGACGGTATCTTTGGAAAAGTTTGAGTGTGGTTCTTGGGCTTCTTCTGCACTGTTCCATGAGATTAATATTGAAGGAGACCCCATAAATTCCTCATACTTTGATCTGCCACTGGAGTTGATCAAATGCAGTGCTAATGATGTTCATTCACCTGTTACCTCAGCTTTTGTGTTTGAGAAGGACCTTAAGACTGGTTTCTCTACAAAATCACCTCGCCATGTTCGGTTTTCCACACCATCAAAGCCTGCCTCTCCAGCATCCTGCATTACTCCTCGTTTAAGAAAAGCCAGAGAGGATTTCACAGCATTCTTAGAAGCACAAAGTGCATGA